From the Thermoanaerobacterium sp. PSU-2 genome, the window GGCACTTCACTGGCATGAAGCGGTCCACCATTTGTCAAAACGTATATTAAATCAAAAGCTTTAAAAGAACCAATGACAGCAAATATGACGCAGACTTTTAGTATCGGCTTCATAAGTGGTATTGTTATCCTGAATGCAATCTGCGATTCTGTGGCGCCATCAATTTTAGCAGCTTCGTATATATCAGTAGGTATAGACTTTGCCGATGCATACATAAGTAGCATGTGATAGCCAATGTACTGCCACAGTATAGGTACAAATACTGCCCCAAGGGCCGTCTTAGTATTTCCCAACCATTGATTTGTAAGTGATTGCAGCCCTATCTTAGTCAGTATAAAATTCAAAAGCCCGTAATTAGGATTGTATATTTTCATCCAAAGTTGTCCTATGACGACAGTGGACAAAATGACCGGAATGAAGTAAACAGTCCTGTAAAACTTCTCGCCTTTAATCCCTCTTGAGAGAATAAGAGCTAGTAAAAGAGAAATAGGTAGCTGAATGAAAACAGATAACACAGCTAAAATAAATGAATTTTTCACCGAGATAATAAATCCATCTGTATTGTTTATAAATAGGTTCTTATAATTTTGAAGCCCAATAAATACCCCTTTGCTGAATCCATCCCATTTTAGCAAACTGTAGTAGAAAGAAAAAAATATAGGAAGCAGTACGATAACTAAAAAGACCAAAAAAGCCGGAAACACAAAGAGGAATATAGCCTTTTTATCGCTTAAGATTTTTTCCATAGGAAACCTCCTAACAAAAATGATAGAAACAAATAATAGTAACTAATCATTGTATAGCTAAACAATTTCCTGCTAATTATGGATTAATTAGCAGGAAATTGAAAATATCATTATTTTCCGTTTATCTTTTGTTGCATCTGTTTTGCATAGTCCTGTGGCGTAATCTGTTTTGCAAACAATTGTGCTACTAAATCTTTATGAATCTGTGCAGCATCGCCATTAAGATAAATATCCCAAGCAGGAACACTGCCTTTAGCATTTGCAACGATATTATTCATAATCTGAATCTCTAATGGATCAACTTTTGATTGATCTACACTATCGTATTTCCACTCTGGCAAGCCAGCAGCTATCAAATACTCCATGTCTGATAGTTGTTTTGCAAGGTATTTTGCGGCTTTGACAGCTTCATCCTTATGTTTTGAATTTGCACTAACCATTAATGCTCCAACTGAACCTCCAATATACTCTGTAGGATCGCCTTTGCCGCCTTCAATTGTCGGGAATCTTACTGCTTCAATCTTGCCTTTTACAAGAGATGATGGGTCTGAATCGAATGCCGCTGCATCGAAATTTCCTCCAAAGTACATAGCAGCTTTTCCTTGATTGAATTCTGCTGTGGCTTCATCCCTCGTAAGCCCCATAAATCCAGAATCAAATGCACCTGCATTAACCATGTCTTGAAGCTTCTGAGCTGCATCTACAAATGCTTGGTTGTCAAATGATGCTTTGCCGTTTAAAGCATCTCTCGTAAGCTGCACACCGCCTTCGCGAAGCGCTATCATATCATAGTACCACATTCCAGGCCATTCATCTTTCTCACCTAAAGCAAATGGTGTTATGCCTTTCGACTTAAACGTCTTTATGGCATCAATAAGTTCGCTAAATGTTGTAGGAACCTTTACATTGTATTTATCAAAAAGCTCTTTGTTTATATAAAGTACACTTGCTTGTTGATCAAATGGGATACCATATATTTTGCCATCATACGTAACATTATCAAAAGCACCTGGTAACAATTGATCTTTTGTTCCATCATTTAAATAGCTATCTAATTGGAGAATTTTGCCTGATTCTACAAAAGGTTGTGAAAATCCTCCAGCCCACGTCTCAAAAATATCTGGTGCTTCATTTGCTGCTATTGCTGTCTTTATCTTCGTCTTGTAAGCATCATTTTCTGTTACGCTTTCTACAATCTGTACATTCGGATTTTCTTTATTCCACTGATCGATGATCTCCTTAACTTTTGTTTTTGCTGGTTCACCAGTATATAGATTCCAGAACGTAAGCGTTATCTTTTCAGATGAACCTGATGACTTCGATGAATTAGAAGCATTAGAGTTATTTGAGTTGTTTGAGCTAGTACCACATGCTGATGCTGAAATAATCAGTACAACCGATAGTAATACTAGTATGAGTTTTTTAAATCTTTTCATTGCCACGCATCCTTTCTAAATTTGTTATTGTAATGTTTACATCTTTCACTTATATGATAAAGCATCATTAAACTTTATTGAATACAAATTTTTTACCACAATCTTTAATTTATTTACCTATTCATTTTTCATGCATATTTTAAAATACCGCAAAGCAGCTAAAACGCTTTGCGGTATACATCATTTTATTTTCCATTGATTTTTTCTTGCATCTGTTTAGCGTAATCCTGTGGAGTAATTTGTTTTGCAAATAATTGTGCTACCAAATCTTTATGTGTCTGTGCTTGATCCCCTTCAAGGTACAGATCCCACGCAAGGACGCTGTCTTTAGAATTCGCCACGATGTTATTCATTATCTGTATCTCTAAAGGATCGACTTTTGACTGATCTACACTATCGTATTTCCATGTAGGCAAAGCAGCTCCAACTTTGTAAAACTCAAGAGACATATTCTCAGCCAAATATTTTGCAGCCTTTACAGCCTCGTCTTTATATTTAGTATTGGCATTTACAAGTAAAACATCGCTGCCACCGCCAATGTATTCAGTCGGATCTCCTTTACCTCCCTCGATGGTAGGAAATCTTACAGCTTCAACCTTGCCTTTAACTAATGAAGAATCTACTTCAAATGAAGCTGCATCAAAATTTCCTCCGAAGTACATAGCAGCCTTGCCTTGATTGAATTCTGCTGTCGCTTCATCTCTTGTAAGACCCATGACACCTTGGTCAAACGCACCAGCATTTACCATCTCTTGTAGCTTTTCTGCCGCATCAACGAATGCCTGATCTTCAAAAGAAGCTTTTCCATTTAGCGCATCTCTGGAAAGCTGTGCGCCAGCTTCCCGAAGCGCTATCATGTCATAGTACCACATTCCAGGCCATTCATCTTTCTCACCTAAAGCAAATGGTGTTATACCTTTCGACTTAAATGTCTTTATAGCGTCGATAAGTTCGCTAAATGTTGTAGGTATCTTTACATTGTACTTGTCAAAAAGCTCTTTGTTTACATAGAGTACGCTGGCTTGCTGTGCAAATGTCAGACCGTAAACCTTTCCATTATACGTAATATTATTGAGCGCTCCAGGCAACATCTTATCTTTTGTACCATCATTTAAATAATCGTCAAGAGCCAATATCTTTCCTGCATCAACAAATGGCTTTGAAAATCCTCCACCCCAAGCATATATAATATCAGGAGCTTCATTTGCTGCTATTGCAGTCTTTATCTTCGTCTTATACGCATCATTCTCAGTTATACTTTGCTCTATCTGCACATTAGGATTCTCTTGATTCCATTTGTCTACTATATTTTTGACTATGGTCTTTTGCGGGTCGTTAGTGAAGATATTCCAGAATGTAAGCGTTATCTTTTGAGTTGTACCAGATGAATTTGAAGACTTAGATGCATTAGAATTACTTGAACCTTTTGAACCTGTACTACATGCTGATGTGCTGACTATCAACATAATTGATAGTAAAACCAGCATGATTTTTTTAAACACCTTCATGCCTTCACATCCTTTCTATTACTTTGATTAAATTGTTTACAATAATATAATAAAATACCATATATTTAGAATGAATATAAATTTTTTACTACAATCTTAAATATTTTTACTTGTTTAATACAAAGATAGTCCATCGTCAAATACGACAAAAAAGTGCTTTAATATTATGTTAGTCTTATATACATAATTTATTGACTTATCTAATGTATGAGAGTAAATTTTATTTATAAACAATTACATATCATTGGAGGGATTATAATGAGCCTAAATACTTCAGATGAATTAAACCACCGCAAAGGAATCGTTAAAATAAGGCTAACTAAAAAAGACGGTTCACCTATAAAAGACGCTGAAGTCACTGTGTCGCAAGTGAAGCATAAATTTTTATTTGGATGCGGAGCATTCGATTCTCTTCCACTTGCCAATGGTGAATTAGAAGAAAACGATAAAGAAAAAATTGAGGAACGTTTTGAAAAATTTTTTGATGTATTTAATTATGCCACGATTCCCTTTTATTGGGGTAGATTTGAACCTGAAAAAGGAAAGCCAGATACAAATAGACTCAAAAAAGCATCAGAGTGGCTTGTATCAAAAGGCTGCATTGTAAAAGGGCATCCACTTTGCTGGCATACCGTAACAGCACCTTGGCTCTTAGATATGAGCAATGAAGACATATTAAAAGCTCAGCTTGAACGCATAAAACGTGAAGTAAGCGATTTTAAAGGATTAGTTGACATATGGGATGTAATAAATGAAGTCGTCATCATGCCTATTTTTGATAAGTACGACAATGGAATAACCAGGATATGCAAAGAATTAGGCCGCATTCGCCTTGTAAAAGAAGTTTTTAATGAAGCAAAAAAGGCTAATCCTGATGCAGTTTTACTTATAAATGACTTTAATACATCAATTTCATACGAAATACTCATAGAAGGATGCCTTGAAGCTGGAATCCCTATTGATGCCATAGGAATTCAGTCACACATGCATCAAGGATATTGGGGCGTCGAGAAGACTTTAGAAGTACTTGAGAGATTTTCCCATTTCAACATTCCATTGCATTTTACAGAAAATACGTTGTTATCCGGACATTTGATGCCACCCGAGATAGAGGATTTAAATGACTACCAAATAAGTGATTGGCCGTCAACACCTGATGGTGAAGAACAACAAGCAATGGAAATTGTAAAGCATTATAAGACTCTTTTTGTGCATCCAATGGTAGAATCAATCACATGGTGGAATTTTTGTGATGAAAATGCATGGCTTGGTGCACCTGCAGGTCTTCTTAGACGTGACAATTCATGCAAACCATCATACTATGAATTAAAAAAGCTTATAAAAGATGAATGGTGGACGCATCCTACACGACTTGTCACAAGCAATACAGGCGAATTCGAATTCACAGGCTTTTTAGGAGAATATGAATTAATCGTCGGCAATAGAAAATTTCACTTTAACCTCGATAAAAGAAGCACATCAATAGAAATTACAGTCTAAGTTAATACAAAGCAAAAGACAGAAGGAATAATTTTTCCCTCTGTCTTTTTGCTTACAGATTATTTGTTTTTTCTAATAAACTGTATACGATAGCCGCTGCTTCCGCTCTCGTAGCATTTCCTTTAGGTGCAAATACGTTGTTGGGCTCTCCATTTACTATTCCTAATTTCGCTGCATTTGCTACTACGTTTCTTGCCCAATCGCTTATGGATTTGTCATCGCTAAATGATGTGGCACCTAAGTTTTCCTCTTTGTACTGTGTCAGCACCTCGTATGCCCTCATGGCTATTGCTGTCATCTCTTCTCTTGTTATGCTGTCATTTGGCCTTGCGTTCTTTCCATCACCTTCTATTAATCCTGCTTTGTATGCTGCCTCTATTGCGTTTGCATACCAGTCTCCACTCTTTACATCGCTAAATTCTCCGCTGTATGCTTCTTCTTTTATGTTTAATAGCCTCAGTATCATTGCTGTGAATTCTGCTCTCGTTACTGTCTTGTTTGGTTCATACTGGGTGTCCGTCATTCCTTCTACTATGTGCCTTGACGCTAATACTTCTATTACGTCTTTCGCCCAATTGTCTTTTATGTCATTAAATGTCTTGTCGTACTCAAATGCCGCATATTGTGAGAAGTGCGTCGCATTGAATGTTATTGTTCCAGATGACACGTCTACTTTTCCACCCACGTATTCCCATTGATTTGTCGTTGGGTTGTAGTAGTACACTGCTACTTTCCTTGGATCGTTGGCTTTTGATATATTTAATGTTACCTCCACTGGTTTTGCCAATGTTACATTGCCACTGCTACTACCTATTGTTATGTCTACTACATTAGAAAGCGGCACATAATTTGTCACATTAGGCTTTCCATTGTCTTTTATTGATACATTGACACCGTTTTGTATCTGGTTTTGGTTAAGTGCGTCTTTCGTAAGTGATATTGATGCGTTGTCTGATTTTATGACGATGTCTTTGCCGTTAGCTGCACTTGTATCTAAAATATCTTTAGAAATCTGTACGACTTTCTGTTGTCCTTGACCTATTGTGGTTATGTCAAATACTACTTTCTTGTCTTTTGAATTTACTATCAGGTCTTTAGCTTTTCCTGCATCAAGCGTCAATGTAATAACGTTACCATTCTTATTGACTGTTCCAATTGTACTGTTAGTATTGTTGGTATTACCGTTTGTAGTACTTGCAATTCCCGTGCTATTTGTGCCACCACCAGATGGCTTACCTGTCAGCATCAAGTTTCCAAACCCAGAAGTATCTTGCCATGAATTTCCGCTTGGATCACACCATGTGACAATACCTGTCCTCTTACCATTCTCATCTGCATCATTAACTTGCAAGTCAAATCCTATGACAGTGCCATTTGACGGAGTGATACTCGTCCAAGGGATAGCTTCTTCTACAATATATCCACTTTCTGTAAGGCTAGTTGCCGACTTAAAACCATTTGAATTAGTGCTTGCACCAAAACTTTGTTCATTGTCATAGTTAACTCTAAACTGTCCATCATCACTTTCATAATAAGTTGTTTTATCATTATTCTGATCTACAAAAACTTCTACAGAATCTTGTTCATATGGATTAACACTAGATTTATTCAAATTTGGATCTGTAACAACTGCCAAAACATAAAGGTACTTATCGTCCCACATCATTTTTGCTGTCGCAGTAGCACCATTTGAGCCTAAAACCCATGTATTTGTTGTAATAGGTTCAATATTATTCCAAATATCATCTACTTTGCCATCAATAACAGGAGTACCATATATAGCTGTTGCTATTTGTGCAGATTTTGACAACACTAGATCTCCAAAATACGATGTATTAGTATCTTGACTGTTTGTATAATCATTCCAAACTGTTATTGCATCTATATTGCCACTACCTTCATCATCATTTATTCTAATATCAAATCCAATTTTACTATTGACTGCAGGACTTATATCTTCAATTGGAATGGCTATCTGTGCTACGTATCCATAATTATTAGATGTTACATATTTTGTAATATTTGAACTCCCTGTACCATCCCTTTTAATTGTATAATGTTCATCATCAGTTTCATAAGAAGTAGATTTATTGTCATTCTTGTCTACAAAAATCTCAATACCATCATTATTAGATGGAGTATTATCTGAAATCTGTATTAGTAAATATAAGTTTTTAGTATCCCACATAGATTTAACAGTAGCAGTTGCACCAACAACACCTTTAACATAAGTATTTGCATAAAATGGTTTTACAAGTTTCCAAGAACTATCAATATTTGCTCCAATCGTAGGTGATCCTTCTAAAGCTTTTGCAGATTGAATATCGGGTATAGCTTTGCTTGGATCTACTACTGCCCAAAATGCTGGCTTCGCCTGCAACTTTGAATCAAAAAGCAGTGGAGCATTTGGTTTACTAAGCCAAGTCACATCATCCGAAACTCCCCAAAAAACTACAGCAGTTATATATTGTTTTTCAGCTTTAAATAAATCAAACAATTGTTTATACAATCTCGCTTGTTTAAGCAGTGCTTCATTCGATACATTACCGTTCATATTCATATCTAATTCGGTTACCTGTATTTCCACACCTAATGAAGCAAGTTTTTCTATAGAAGCTTTTATATTGTCTATATTTGAATTTATATTTATGTGCATTTGCATGCCTATTCCACTTATCGGCACACCTTCACTTTTTAACTTTTTCACTAAGTCATACATAGCCTGTGTTTTAACACCATTATTTTCGATGTTGTAATCATTAATAAACAATTTCATAGATGGATCTGCTTCATGCGCATATTCAAAAGCTTTTTCTATATAATCAGGTCCTATAATTTGTAACCACTTAGAATTTCTTAAATTGCCATTGTCATCAATAACCTCATTTACTACATCCCATCCAATTATTGGATTCTGAGAACCATATTTTGTTTTAAAATGGTCTAACACAGTTGTTATGTGAGTTTTTAATCTTTGAAGTAGTAAATCCCTTGAAGCTGGTTTAGACGGATCAGATGGATCCTGGAAAAACCAATCCGGAACCTGATTATGCCAAAGCAATGTATGACCTCTCATCTTCATATTATGTGCTATTGCATAATCAACAATCTTATCAGCATTATCAAAAGTAAAGTTTCCTTCTGTAGGCTGCAAGCTTTCCGGTTTCATGGCATTTTCTGCAACAAGCATATTAAAATGTTTAGCCGTCAATTGAGCATGTGGATCCGTATCATTTAATCTGCTTGGATCAACCGCAACACCGATCGGGAAATAATCTTTGAATGCTGAATATAAATCCGGAATATCATTTTGTATTGTAATTTGATTATTTGAAATTTCACCTATTACAGAAAAATCATCAATGTAAAACTCTAAA encodes:
- a CDS encoding sugar ABC transporter permease; translation: MEKILSDKKAIFLFVFPAFLVFLVIVLLPIFFSFYYSLLKWDGFSKGVFIGLQNYKNLFINNTDGFIISVKNSFILAVLSVFIQLPISLLLALILSRGIKGEKFYRTVYFIPVILSTVVIGQLWMKIYNPNYGLLNFILTKIGLQSLTNQWLGNTKTALGAVFVPILWQYIGYHMLLMYASAKSIPTDIYEAAKIDGATESQIAFRITIPLMKPILKVCVIFAVIGSFKAFDLIYVLTNGGPLHASEVPSTLMYNMIFFRYQYGYGSAMAIFIILESLIGTVIIQKLFGKDEAY
- a CDS encoding extracellular solute-binding protein; this translates as MKRFKKLILVLLSVVLIISASACGTSSNNSNNSNASNSSKSSGSSEKITLTFWNLYTGEPAKTKVKEIIDQWNKENPNVQIVESVTENDAYKTKIKTAIAANEAPDIFETWAGGFSQPFVESGKILQLDSYLNDGTKDQLLPGAFDNVTYDGKIYGIPFDQQASVLYINKELFDKYNVKVPTTFSELIDAIKTFKSKGITPFALGEKDEWPGMWYYDMIALREGGVQLTRDALNGKASFDNQAFVDAAQKLQDMVNAGAFDSGFMGLTRDEATAEFNQGKAAMYFGGNFDAAAFDSDPSSLVKGKIEAVRFPTIEGGKGDPTEYIGGSVGALMVSANSKHKDEAVKAAKYLAKQLSDMEYLIAAGLPEWKYDSVDQSKVDPLEIQIMNNIVANAKGSVPAWDIYLNGDAAQIHKDLVAQLFAKQITPQDYAKQMQQKINGK
- a CDS encoding extracellular solute-binding protein produces the protein MKVFKKIMLVLLSIMLIVSTSACSTGSKGSSNSNASKSSNSSGTTQKITLTFWNIFTNDPQKTIVKNIVDKWNQENPNVQIEQSITENDAYKTKIKTAIAANEAPDIIYAWGGGFSKPFVDAGKILALDDYLNDGTKDKMLPGALNNITYNGKVYGLTFAQQASVLYVNKELFDKYNVKIPTTFSELIDAIKTFKSKGITPFALGEKDEWPGMWYYDMIALREAGAQLSRDALNGKASFEDQAFVDAAEKLQEMVNAGAFDQGVMGLTRDEATAEFNQGKAAMYFGGNFDAASFEVDSSLVKGKVEAVRFPTIEGGKGDPTEYIGGGSDVLLVNANTKYKDEAVKAAKYLAENMSLEFYKVGAALPTWKYDSVDQSKVDPLEIQIMNNIVANSKDSVLAWDLYLEGDQAQTHKDLVAQLFAKQITPQDYAKQMQEKINGK
- a CDS encoding endo-1,4-beta-xylanase, encoding MSLNTSDELNHRKGIVKIRLTKKDGSPIKDAEVTVSQVKHKFLFGCGAFDSLPLANGELEENDKEKIEERFEKFFDVFNYATIPFYWGRFEPEKGKPDTNRLKKASEWLVSKGCIVKGHPLCWHTVTAPWLLDMSNEDILKAQLERIKREVSDFKGLVDIWDVINEVVIMPIFDKYDNGITRICKELGRIRLVKEVFNEAKKANPDAVLLINDFNTSISYEILIEGCLEAGIPIDAIGIQSHMHQGYWGVEKTLEVLERFSHFNIPLHFTENTLLSGHLMPPEIEDLNDYQISDWPSTPDGEEQQAMEIVKHYKTLFVHPMVESITWWNFCDENAWLGAPAGLLRRDNSCKPSYYELKKLIKDEWWTHPTRLVTSNTGEFEFTGFLGEYELIVGNRKFHFNLDKRSTSIEITV
- a CDS encoding endo-1,4-beta-xylanase, which gives rise to MKSIVNKVVSIITVFIMIFGTSLFFPHIRAFADDINTNNTNLVSNGDFETGTIDGWIKQGNPTLAVTTEQAIGQYSMKVTGRTQTYEGPAYSFLGKMQKGESYNVSLKVRLVSGQNSSNPLITVTMFREDDNGNHYDTIVWQKQVSEDSWTTINGTYTLDYTGTLKTLYMYVESPDPTLEYYIDDVVVTPQNPIQVGNVIANGTFENGNTSGWVGTGSSVVKAVYGVAHSGDYSLLTTGRTANWNGPSYDLTGKIVPGQQYNVDFWVKFVDGNDTEQIKATVKATSDKDNYIQVDDFANVNKGEWTEIKGNFTLPDADYSGISIYVESQNPTLEFYIDDFSVIGEISNNQITIQNDIPDLYSAFKDYFPIGVAVDPSRLNDTDPHAQLTAKHFNMLVAENAMKPESLQPTEGNFTFDNADKIVDYAIAHNMKMRGHTLLWHNQVPDWFFQDPSDPSKPASRDLLLQRLKTHITTVLDHFKTKYGSQNPIIGWDVVNEVIDDNGNLRNSKWLQIIGPDYIEKAFEYAHEADPSMKLFINDYNIENNGVKTQAMYDLVKKLKSEGVPISGIGMQMHININSNIDNIKASIEKLASLGVEIQVTELDMNMNGNVSNEALLKQARLYKQLFDLFKAEKQYITAVVFWGVSDDVTWLSKPNAPLLFDSKLQAKPAFWAVVDPSKAIPDIQSAKALEGSPTIGANIDSSWKLVKPFYANTYVKGVVGATATVKSMWDTKNLYLLIQISDNTPSNNDGIEIFVDKNDNKSTSYETDDEHYTIKRDGTGSSNITKYVTSNNYGYVAQIAIPIEDISPAVNSKIGFDIRINDDEGSGNIDAITVWNDYTNSQDTNTSYFGDLVLSKSAQIATAIYGTPVIDGKVDDIWNNIEPITTNTWVLGSNGATATAKMMWDDKYLYVLAVVTDPNLNKSSVNPYEQDSVEVFVDQNNDKTTYYESDDGQFRVNYDNEQSFGASTNSNGFKSATSLTESGYIVEEAIPWTSITPSNGTVIGFDLQVNDADENGKRTGIVTWCDPSGNSWQDTSGFGNLMLTGKPSGGGTNSTGIASTTNGNTNNTNSTIGTVNKNGNVITLTLDAGKAKDLIVNSKDKKVVFDITTIGQGQQKVVQISKDILDTSAANGKDIVIKSDNASISLTKDALNQNQIQNGVNVSIKDNGKPNVTNYVPLSNVVDITIGSSSGNVTLAKPVEVTLNISKANDPRKVAVYYYNPTTNQWEYVGGKVDVSSGTITFNATHFSQYAAFEYDKTFNDIKDNWAKDVIEVLASRHIVEGMTDTQYEPNKTVTRAEFTAMILRLLNIKEEAYSGEFSDVKSGDWYANAIEAAYKAGLIEGDGKNARPNDSITREEMTAIAMRAYEVLTQYKEENLGATSFSDDKSISDWARNVVANAAKLGIVNGEPNNVFAPKGNATRAEAAAIVYSLLEKTNNL